The Paenibacillus tianjinensis genome has a window encoding:
- the qcrB gene encoding menaquinol-cytochrome c reductase cytochrome b subunit, with the protein MFKNVYNWIDERLDITPIWRDVADHEVPEHVNPAHHFSAFVYCFGGLTFFITVIQILSGMFLTMYYVPDIINAYASVEYLQTKVAFGQIVRGMHHWGASLVIVMMFLHTMRVFFTGSYKAPREMNWVVGMLIFFVMLGLGLTGYLLPWDNKAYFATKVTLEIANSVPVMGPVLKELMQGGTIVGAETLTRFFALHVFFLPAVLLILLVGHFIMIRRQGISGPL; encoded by the coding sequence ATGTTTAAAAATGTCTACAACTGGATTGATGAGCGTCTGGATATTACGCCGATCTGGAGAGATGTTGCCGATCACGAGGTTCCCGAGCACGTCAATCCGGCGCATCACTTCTCGGCGTTCGTGTATTGCTTTGGCGGACTTACCTTTTTTATAACCGTGATTCAGATTTTATCGGGCATGTTTTTGACCATGTATTATGTACCGGATATTATAAATGCTTATGCCAGTGTGGAATATTTACAAACTAAGGTTGCTTTTGGGCAAATCGTACGCGGCATGCACCACTGGGGTGCAAGTCTGGTAATTGTGATGATGTTCCTGCATACGATGCGGGTTTTCTTTACAGGTTCCTACAAGGCCCCGCGCGAGATGAACTGGGTGGTGGGCATGCTGATCTTTTTTGTCATGCTGGGTCTGGGACTTACCGGATATCTGCTGCCCTGGGACAACAAAGCTTATTTCGCCACTAAGGTTACGCTTGAGATCGCCAATTCCGTTCCGGTCATGGGACCAGTACTTAAGGAACTGATGCAGGGCGGTACGATTGTCGGAGCCGAGACGCTGACCCGGTTCTTCGCTCTTCACGTATTCTTCCTCCCGGCGGTCCTGCTTATACTGCTCGTCGGACACTTTATTATGATCCGCAGACAGGGTATATCCGGTCCGTTGTAA
- a CDS encoding QcrA and Rieske domain-containing protein — MSSYNEEHELNPQEPPSRKEMSRRQFLTYTLGGATAFMGAGAMLPMVRFAVDPILHKKGEGEFIKVAEVSKITDQPQEFNFELKQQDGWYASTATLTAWIRKDESGEIYALSPICKHLGCTVGWNNDKAFPDEYHCPCHGARYTKLGKNLAVAPKPLDQYKTKIDGGWVYLGDIIPNTEAKKEA, encoded by the coding sequence ATGAGCAGCTACAATGAAGAGCATGAATTGAATCCGCAAGAACCGCCCAGCCGAAAAGAGATGTCACGCAGACAGTTTCTGACCTATACGCTTGGTGGTGCAACCGCATTTATGGGAGCCGGCGCCATGCTGCCTATGGTGCGGTTCGCTGTAGACCCGATATTACATAAGAAGGGTGAAGGAGAGTTCATCAAGGTTGCGGAAGTCTCCAAAATAACCGATCAGCCGCAGGAGTTTAACTTTGAGCTCAAACAGCAGGACGGGTGGTATGCCAGTACAGCGACGCTGACAGCATGGATCCGGAAAGATGAGAGCGGAGAAATTTATGCGCTTTCACCCATCTGCAAGCATCTGGGCTGTACGGTCGGCTGGAACAATGATAAAGCTTTTCCTGACGAATATCATTGCCCCTGCCATGGAGCCAGGTACACAAAGCTTGGCAAGAATCTTGCGGTCGCCCCGAAGCCGCTGGACCAGTACAAGACCAAGATCGACGGCGGCTGGGTATATCTTGGCGATATCATCCCCAATACCGAAGCTAAGAAGGAGGCGTGA
- a CDS encoding DUF2487 family protein: protein MKFSSFTAESWEENNKYYDTCLLPFTGLHGGESPTEAAAMLEQLRDLLDLVEQPFQGRIVTYPAVQYATEHTVATLNDVCRKVKSNQFQYVIVATAAAELSSGELYESDLVLSLSGFESMQRGLVKSEISDKIQAMWKGGK, encoded by the coding sequence ATGAAATTTAGCAGTTTTACCGCAGAGAGCTGGGAAGAGAACAACAAGTACTATGATACCTGTCTGCTTCCGTTTACGGGACTGCATGGGGGAGAGAGTCCGACCGAAGCGGCCGCGATGCTGGAGCAGCTCCGTGATCTGCTGGATCTTGTGGAGCAGCCGTTTCAGGGACGTATAGTAACCTATCCGGCAGTGCAGTATGCTACGGAGCATACTGTAGCCACACTGAATGATGTCTGCAGGAAAGTCAAATCCAATCAATTCCAGTATGTGATTGTGGCAACAGCAGCCGCGGAGCTATCTTCCGGCGAGCTTTATGAAAGCGATTTAGTCCTTTCCCTGTCCGGATTTGAGTCCATGCAGAGAGGACTGGTTAAGTCTGAAATAAGCGATAAAATTCAAGCGATGTGGAAAGGTGGTAAATGA
- a CDS encoding IDEAL domain-containing protein has product MDKMKATYEVMLGLAAEMVWDEALRKRRTDILYREIDTALAAGDKAAFRYLTEELKSLA; this is encoded by the coding sequence ATGGACAAAATGAAGGCTACCTATGAAGTGATGCTAGGGCTTGCGGCAGAAATGGTGTGGGATGAAGCGCTTAGAAAGCGACGTACCGACATCTTGTACCGGGAGATCGACACAGCGCTGGCGGCCGGAGATAAAGCGGCTTTCCGGTATCTGACTGAAGAACTGAAGAGTTTGGCATAA